From the Microbacterium sp. W4I4 genome, one window contains:
- a CDS encoding MFS transporter permease, translating to MWLRQAFFRWLLPAAFVLPLWIFIGWAIFGQNAWALLWVLVMAMPAVFAGQLVLTLLTRSRPSVRAERALSWWDVAGFMVWHVLTIAVGLFLDGGFGWLLTGAIIAAIGLFWLQLWQLWNEARGAGVRIRETVSWSTAPRMDGPRAQAEPDVIVLEEHRRRD from the coding sequence ATGTGGTTGCGTCAGGCGTTCTTCCGGTGGCTCCTGCCGGCGGCCTTCGTGCTGCCGCTGTGGATCTTCATCGGCTGGGCGATCTTCGGCCAGAACGCCTGGGCCCTGCTGTGGGTGCTCGTCATGGCGATGCCGGCGGTCTTCGCGGGCCAGCTGGTCCTCACCCTGCTGACGCGCTCGCGTCCGTCCGTGCGCGCAGAACGCGCGCTGTCCTGGTGGGACGTCGCCGGATTCATGGTCTGGCATGTGCTGACGATCGCTGTCGGGCTGTTCCTCGACGGCGGCTTCGGCTGGCTGCTGACCGGCGCGATCATCGCCGCGATCGGTCTGTTCTGGCTGCAGCTCTGGCAGCTCTGGAACGAGGCAAGAGGCGCCGGCGTGCGCATCCGCGAGACGGTGAGCTGGAGCACAGCACCCCGGATGGACGGTCCGCGGGCGCAGGCGGAACCTGACGTGATCGTGCTCGAGGAGCATCGTCGGCGCGACTGA
- the map gene encoding type I methionyl aminopeptidase translates to MIELRTPAEIDEMRAAGRFVAETLATLRDETKVGTNLLSIDRHAHELIRKAGAESCYIDYAPSFGNGPFGKVICTSINDAVLHGLPHDYTLRDGDLVSLDFAVSVDGWVADSAVSFVVGTPRDEDLRLIDTTERALDAAIEAAVIGNRIGDISASVAAVAHGEGYSINTDFGGHGVGRIMHGDPHVPNDGRAGRGFPLREGLVFALEPWFLATTDVLRTDADGWTLRSADGSRGAHSEHTVAVTKDGPIVLTDRSFLGVD, encoded by the coding sequence ATGATCGAACTGCGCACTCCGGCCGAGATCGACGAGATGCGAGCCGCAGGCCGCTTCGTCGCCGAGACGCTGGCGACGCTGCGCGACGAGACGAAAGTGGGCACCAACCTGCTCTCGATCGACCGCCATGCGCACGAGCTCATCCGCAAGGCCGGGGCGGAGTCCTGCTACATCGACTACGCGCCGTCGTTCGGAAACGGGCCCTTCGGAAAGGTCATCTGCACCTCGATCAATGACGCGGTGCTGCACGGCCTCCCCCACGACTACACGCTGCGCGACGGCGACCTGGTCTCTCTGGACTTCGCCGTCTCCGTGGACGGCTGGGTCGCCGACTCGGCGGTCTCGTTCGTCGTCGGTACGCCGCGCGATGAGGACCTGCGCCTGATCGACACCACCGAGCGCGCCCTGGACGCGGCGATCGAGGCGGCCGTCATCGGCAACAGGATCGGCGACATCTCGGCATCCGTCGCCGCCGTCGCGCACGGCGAGGGCTACTCGATCAACACCGACTTCGGCGGTCACGGCGTCGGGCGCATCATGCACGGCGACCCGCATGTGCCGAACGACGGCCGCGCAGGCCGCGGGTTCCCGCTGCGCGAGGGCCTGGTCTTCGCCCTGGAGCCCTGGTTCCTGGCCACCACCGATGTGCTGCGCACGGATGCCGACGGCTGGACGCTGCGCAGCGCCGACGGCTCTCGCGGGGCGCACTCGGAGCACACCGTGGCTGTCACGAAGGACGGCCCGATCGTGCTCACCGACCGGTCGTTCCTCGGCGTCGACTGA